One genomic window of Plasmodium coatneyi strain Hackeri chromosome 12, complete sequence includes the following:
- a CDS encoding Zinc finger protein — MEKIEDQAVLEKIANITGDVIKNAPPVKNDKKKKKKKRKNAPTQEQKQTNGANNKKAKKRTDLFSDFKIQQKKEICKFFFRKGKCIHGEKCTYSHDVTPIYKISKLCKFLVKGTCQKENCIFSHDYKLFFCRNNVIYNSCLNPLCKFKHIKIDSSINNADQYNIEVDNILSKDDKIRFLYNNKYYLMELLINKYHKFDNFEQKDIDDLAKKENYPWFINGIIDLIKLDYKLSKAEAFLKLVYNYKQKVLNGKASVPSSTENVKHNDNKDICKDSSISADYTKVAEEYVEGSNADGEKGTHENSNNTPTANDNNVNGNTGEENFSDYKFYSSDEEEDYSKYLNKYFDMDG, encoded by the exons atggaaaaaatagaggacCAAGCtgttttggaaaaaatagccaaCATAACAG GAGACGTAATCAAAAATGCACCCCCTGTGAAGAatgataagaagaagaaaaagaaaaagagaaaaaacgcaCCAACGCAAGAGCAGAAGCAAACCAACGGAGCGAATaacaaaaaggcaaaaaaaagaacagaccTGTTTAGTGATTTTAAAATTCagcaaaagaaagaaatatgtaaatttttttttaggaagggaaaatgtATCCACGGTGAAAAATGTACCTACTCCCATGACGTCACACCGATATATAAAATTTCAAAGTTGTGCAAATTTCTAGTGAAAGGAACATgtcaaaaagaaaattgtatTTTCTCCCATGATTATAAACTCTTCTTTTGTCGAAATAATGTCATTTACAATTCGTGTTTAAATCCACTGTGTAAATTCAAGCACATAAAAATAGACAGCTCAATTAATAACGCTGATCAGTACAATATAGAGGTGGATAACATTCTTAGCAAAGATGATAAAATCAGGTTTCtctataataataaatattatttaatgGAGTTGTTAATTAATAAGTACCATAAATTTGATAACTTCGAACAGAAGGATATAGACGATTTGGCCAAGAAGGAAAACTACCCCTGGTTTATCAATGGCATTATTGATCTGATCAAATTAGATTATAAACTTAGTAAGGCAGaagcctttttaaaattagtTTATAACTATAAACAGAAGGTTCTTAATGGGAAAGCTTCAGTGCCTAGTAGTACTGAAAATGTCAAGCATAACGACAATAAAGATATTTGCAAAGACTCCTCTATTAGCGCTGATTATACAAAAGTGGCAGAAGAGTATGTAGAGGGTAGCAATGCAGATGGGGAAAAGGGTACACACGAAAACAGTAACAACACTCCCACGGCGAACGATAACAACGTCAATGGGAACACTGGTGAGGAAAATTTCAGTGATTATAAATTTTACTCAAGTGACGAGGAAGAGGATTACAGCAAATACCTCAATAAATACTTCGACATGGATGGGTAG